In one Columba livia isolate bColLiv1 breed racing homer chromosome 23, bColLiv1.pat.W.v2, whole genome shotgun sequence genomic region, the following are encoded:
- the G6PC3 gene encoding glucose-6-phosphatase 3: protein MDALHVAGVRVAQALQAGPPWLEPLCVAVTSLADPKSVFTVCFPAAHFLDREAGLSVLWVGLLSEWLNVVLKWWLFGERPFWWVHESGLAEKVPLRQFPVSCETGPGSPSGHCMIMGAALWPLVTLLTSLASRRSRSLALRLSPFVAYVLLLIVLGLSRVFVLAHFPHQVLGGILAGAALGWGLQGRTPTSRPAWFFLAAALALLLGTLALHRALLAAGVDVDWSIALATKWCASPAWLRRDTRPFASVCRDAGSSLGLALAAALPLHRGQPLAPRQRLAGAALALGAMQGLHRLPQPEDATLWYGASILRYAAAPWLVTSLLPRLVLCLPRGVWGAPHAE, encoded by the exons ATGGACGCGCTGCACGTGGCCGGCGTGCGCGTGGCGCAGGCGCTGCAGGCCGGGCCGCCCTGGCTGGAGCCGCTCTGCGTGGCCGTGACCTCCCTGGCCGACCCCAAAAGCGTCTTCACCGTCTGCTTCCCCGCCGCCCATTTCCTGGACCGCGAGGCGGGGCTGTCGGTGCTGTGGGTCGGGCTGCTCTCGGAGTGGCTCAACGTGGTCCTCAAATG GTGGCTGTTTGGGGAGCGCCCGTTCTGGTGGGTCCATGAGTCGGGACTTGCCGAGAAGGTCCCGCTGCGCCAGTTCCCCGTGTCCTGCGAGACGGGACCGG ggagcccgtCTGGACACTGCATGATCATGGGGGCCGCGCTCTGGCCACTTGTCACCTTGCTGACGTCACTGGCGTCCCGGCGCTCCCGGAG CCTGGCACTGCGCCTGAGCCCCTTCGTCGCCTACGTGCTGCTCCTCATCGTCCTCGGGCTCTCGCGCGTCTTCGTCCTCGCCCACTTCCCGCACCAGGTGCTCGGCGGCATCCTGGCAG GGGCCgccctgggctgggggctgcagggccgGACCCCCACGTCCCGCCCTGCCTGGTTCTTCCTGGCCGCGGcgctggccctgctgctgggcaCGCTGGCGCTGCACCGCGCGCTGCTGGCTGCCGGCGTGGACGTCGACTG GTCCATCGCTCTGGCCACCAAATGGTgcgccagccctgcctggctgcGCCGCGACACCCGGCCCTTCGCCTCCGTGTGCCGCGACGCGGGCAGCAGCCTGGGGTTGGCGCTGGCGGCCGCGCTGCCCCTGCACCGGGGGCAGCCCCTGGCCCCCCGGCAGCGGCTGGCGGGGGCTGCGCTGGCGCTGGGGGCCATGCAGGGGCTGCACCGGCTGCCGCAGCCGGAGGACGCCACGCTCTGGTACGGCGCCAGCATCCTCAGGTACGCGGCTGCgccctggctggtgacatcGCTGCTGCCCCGGCTCGTCCTCTGCCTCCCCCGGGGCGTGTGGGGCGCCCCCCACGCCGAGTAG
- the LSM12 gene encoding protein LSM12, with amino-acid sequence MAAPGEYFSVGSQVSCRTCQEQRLQGEVVAFDYPSKMLALKCPSSSGKPNHADILLVNLQYVSEVEIINDRTETPPPLASLNVSKLANKARTEKEEKLSQAYAISAGVSLEGQQLFQTIHKTIKDCKWQEKNIVVMEEVVIAPPYQVENCKGKEGSALSHVRKIVEKHFRDAESQKVLQRAQAQPTQKDTSLSS; translated from the exons ATGGCGGCGCCGGGCGAGTACTTCAGCGTGGGCAGCCAGGTGTCGTGCCGCACCTGCCAGGAGCAGCGCCTGCAGGGCGAGGTCGTCGCCTTCGACTACCCCAGCAAGATGCTGGCGCTCA AATGCCCCTCTTCCAGCGGAAAGCCCAACCACGCAGACATCCTGCTCGTAAACCTACAGTACGTGTCAGAAGTGGAAATAATCAATGACCGCACGGAAACACCTCCTCCTCTAGCTTCACTCAACGTTAGCAAG CTCGCCAACAAAGCGCGGacggagaaggaggagaagttGAGCCAGGCGTACGCCATCAGCGCGGGGGTGTCGCTGGAGGGGCAGCAGCTCTTCCAGACCATACACAAGAC CATCAAGGACTGTAAGTGGCAGGAGAAGAACATCGTGGTGATGGAGGAGGTCGTCATCGCCCCCCCGTACCAGGTGGAGAACTGCAAAGGCAAGGAGGGCAGCGCGCTGAGCCACGTACGGAAAATC GTGGAGAAGCACTTTCGGGACGCGGAGAGCCAGAAGGTGCTGCAGCGGGCGCAGGCACAGCCCACACAGAAGGACACGTCCCTCTCGTCCTGA
- the TMEM101 gene encoding transmembrane protein 101: MAAGRGWRRRALRLLTAGGAVLLTRFPFWHCFSGLLLCAERADGRRKPDIPVPYLYVDMGVAVLCASFMSFGVKRRWFALGAALQLAVATYAAHVGGHVHYGDWLKVRMYSRTIAIIGGFLILASGAGELYRQKPRSRSLQSTGQVFLGIYLICQAYSLQHSREDRLAYLDHLLGGELALQLLFVLYALLALAFLSGCYVRAAAQVLAVLLPPAILLIDGNLGYWHAGRVEFWNQMKLIGQSVGIFGAVVILATDG; encoded by the exons ATGGCGGCGGGCCGGGgctggcggcggcgggcgctgcgGCTGCTGACGGCGGGCGGCGCCGTCCTGCTCACGCGCTTCCCGTTCTGGCACTGCTTCAGCGGGCTGCTGCTCTGCGCCGAGCGCGCCGACGGCCGGCG GAAGCCGGACATCCCCGTCCCCTACCTGTACGTGGACATGGGGGTGGCCGTGCTCTGCGCCAGCTTCATGTCCTTCGGGGTGAAGCGCCGCTGGTTCGCCCTGGGCGCCGCGCTGCAGCTCGCAGTTGCCACCTACGCCGCCCACGTCGGCGGCCACGTCCACTACGGTGACTGGCTGAAG GTGCGGATGTACTCGCGGACCATCGCCATCATCGGCGGGTTCCTCATCCTGGCCAGCGGCGCGGGCGAGCTGTACCGGCAGAAACCGCGCAGCCGCTCCCTGCAGTCCACGGGACAGGTCTTCCTCGGCATCTACCTCATCTGCCAG GCGTACTCGCTGCAGCACAGCCGGGAGGACCGCCTGGCCTACCTGGACCACCTGCTGGGCGGGGAGCTggcgctgcagctgctgttcGTGCTGTACGCGCTGCTGGCGCTCGCCTTCCTGTCGGGCTGCTACGTGCGCGCGGCCGCGCAGGTGCTGGCGGTGCTGCTGCCGCCCGCCATCCTGCTCATCGACGGCAACCTGGGCTACTGGCACGCCGGCCGCGTCGAGTTCTGGAACCAGATGAAGCTCATCGGCCAGAGCGTCGGCATCTTCGGCGCCGTCGTCATCCTGGCCACCGACGGCTGA
- the LOC135576146 gene encoding peptide YY-like has product MVRSPRRPLAAASLCALLCLGALAAAYPPKPESPGDDASPEEVAKYFSALRHYINLVTRQRYGKRAGVGAATSGLLHGATSDRSRYADDSAW; this is encoded by the exons ATGGTGCGGTCCCCGCGGCGCCCGCTGGCGGCCGCGTCCCTGTGCGCGCTGCTGTGCCTGGGCGCGCTGGCGGCCGCATACCCCCCCAAACCCGAGAGCCCCGGGGACGACGCATCTCCCGAGGAGGTGGCCAAGTACTTCTCAGCCCTTCGCCACTACATCAACCTGGTGACGCGGCAGAG GTACGGCAAACGAGCCGGCGTCGGGGCGGCCACGTCGGGGCTGCTCCACGGGGCCACCAGCGACAGGTCACG GTACGCCGATGACTCTGCGTGGTGA